A part of Silvimonas soli genomic DNA contains:
- a CDS encoding VIT1/CCC1 transporter family protein, producing the protein MKHSPNIQRFLTNWRDEMNSAALYDALAAAEVEPTRKEIFQQLAESERSHARIWLHRLDANGVTMPRFSFDFKTRLLRQLIRWFGPGFVINSVAAAEFADRNKYAGQPDAAELSGEERGHAAIVQAIASGPIDGPTIAEAEPWHNGVSSGNDLRAAVLGANDGLVSNFCLIMGVAGAGVAPHTVLLTGVAGLLAGAMSMALGEWLSVTNARELASSQIAKEAEELEQTPEAEKHELILIYRAKGLPKADAERIANSIMKDKTVALDALTREELGIDPKEMGGNPWRAATTSFVLFSLGALMPVLPFLLFNGWLAMGGSVVLSALALLLVGAVTSLFNGRTAGFSALRQLLTAGVCAAVTFGMGHVFGAALS; encoded by the coding sequence GTGAAGCATTCACCCAATATCCAGCGTTTTCTGACCAACTGGCGCGATGAAATGAACAGTGCCGCTTTATATGATGCGCTGGCTGCGGCCGAGGTCGAACCCACGCGCAAAGAAATTTTTCAGCAGTTGGCGGAATCAGAACGCAGCCATGCCAGAATCTGGCTGCACCGGCTCGATGCCAATGGCGTGACAATGCCGCGTTTCAGTTTTGATTTCAAAACCCGTTTGCTGCGCCAGTTGATTCGCTGGTTTGGTCCGGGATTTGTCATCAACAGCGTGGCCGCCGCCGAGTTTGCCGATCGCAATAAATATGCCGGTCAGCCCGATGCCGCCGAGTTGTCGGGCGAGGAACGCGGTCATGCAGCGATTGTGCAGGCCATTGCCAGCGGTCCAATCGATGGTCCTACCATTGCCGAAGCAGAGCCGTGGCACAACGGTGTGTCCAGTGGCAACGATTTACGGGCCGCTGTGCTAGGCGCCAACGATGGTCTGGTCTCCAATTTTTGTTTGATCATGGGCGTGGCGGGGGCGGGCGTGGCGCCTCATACGGTACTGTTGACCGGAGTGGCCGGTTTGCTGGCCGGGGCGATGTCGATGGCCTTGGGCGAATGGCTATCGGTGACCAACGCCCGCGAACTGGCCAGTTCACAAATCGCCAAAGAGGCGGAAGAACTGGAGCAAACACCAGAAGCTGAAAAGCACGAACTGATCTTGATCTATCGCGCCAAGGGCTTGCCCAAGGCCGACGCTGAGCGCATTGCCAACAGCATCATGAAAGACAAAACCGTGGCTCTGGATGCCTTGACGCGTGAAGAGTTGGGTATTGATCCCAAGGAAATGGGCGGCAATCCGTGGCGGGCGGCGACGACCTCGTTTGTGCTGTTTTCACTGGGCGCATTAATGCCTGTGCTGCCGTTTTTGCTATTCAACGGCTGGCTGGCGATGGGAGGCAGCGTGGTGCTTAGTGCGCTGGCGTTATTGCTGGTGGGCGCTGTGACATCGCTGTTTAACGGGCGCACGGCCGGTTTCTCGGCGTTACGCCAACTGCTCACGGCGGGAGTGTGCGCTGCGGTCACGTTCGGCATGGGCCATGTGTTTGGTGCCGCTTTGTCCTAG
- the rluD gene encoding 23S rRNA pseudouridine(1911/1915/1917) synthase RluD has product MMNPELEPDDYSDFAQPRILTVPAECAGSRLDAALAQLLPDYSRNRLAGWVKDGLVTVDDKPASPKTKLWGGETLRVDIQPDPEEVAFQPENIPLDVIYEDEAILVIDKPAGLVVHPGSGNWSGTLLNGLLHAYPELKTVPRAGIVHRLDKDTSGLMVVARTLPAQNHLVKQLQAHTVKRHYLAIAQGLVKRDGTVDAPIGRHPRERIRMAVVGTGKHAVTHYRVLEKFDGFTLVECRLETGRTHQIRVHMAHIGHPLAADPVYSGRAKRLEPEIMLALEDFDRQALHARKLSLVHPVTGKTMTWRSPIPIDFESLLNTMRAQAGLDETWDEEEDWGDDDDDHDMEVIYVRE; this is encoded by the coding sequence ATGATGAATCCTGAATTAGAACCCGACGATTATAGCGATTTCGCGCAGCCGCGTATCCTCACTGTGCCCGCTGAATGTGCTGGCTCACGTCTGGACGCCGCGCTGGCGCAATTGTTACCCGACTATTCACGCAACCGGCTGGCCGGATGGGTGAAAGACGGCCTTGTCACTGTCGATGACAAACCTGCCTCCCCAAAGACCAAACTATGGGGCGGCGAAACCTTGCGGGTGGATATCCAGCCTGATCCGGAAGAAGTCGCCTTCCAGCCAGAGAATATCCCGCTGGACGTAATTTACGAAGATGAAGCCATCCTCGTTATCGACAAACCGGCCGGGCTGGTTGTTCATCCTGGTAGCGGCAACTGGTCCGGCACTTTGCTTAATGGACTGTTACACGCCTATCCGGAGCTTAAAACCGTTCCCCGCGCCGGCATCGTACACCGTCTGGACAAAGACACCAGCGGCTTGATGGTGGTAGCGCGTACCCTGCCCGCGCAAAACCATCTGGTCAAGCAGTTGCAAGCGCACACGGTCAAGCGCCATTACCTCGCCATTGCCCAGGGTCTGGTCAAGCGTGATGGTACGGTAGATGCGCCTATCGGGCGGCATCCGCGTGAGCGCATCCGCATGGCGGTGGTTGGGACAGGCAAGCACGCGGTGACTCACTACCGGGTGCTGGAAAAATTTGATGGCTTCACGCTGGTTGAGTGCCGTCTGGAAACCGGCCGTACTCATCAGATTCGCGTGCACATGGCGCATATCGGCCATCCACTGGCCGCAGATCCGGTCTACAGCGGTCGTGCCAAGCGGCTGGAGCCTGAGATCATGCTGGCGCTGGAAGACTTTGATCGTCAGGCTTTGCATGCACGCAAGCTCAGCCTGGTGCATCCGGTGACCGGCAAAACCATGACCTGGCGCTCGCCGATTCCGATCGACTTTGAATCCTTGCTCAACACCATGCGCGCGCAAGCCGGTCTGGATGAAACCTGGGATGAAGAAGAAGACTGGGGTGACGACGACGACGACCACGACATGGAGGTCATCTATGTCCGCGAATGA
- a CDS encoding alkaline phosphatase family protein, which translates to MSTLQHISLTSSLTAIAAACVLAGCGGGDSSSSSTTPTPTPAPTAAMLHGVVNSSLLVSGSATTPTIQAGYYQGATVCYDSNNNGICDASENPVTTDSTGHFALPMAGMGAIIADVSATAVNTANSKATGSHIILRASAAQVTEQSTGTVVVSPMSSEIQRMVEANSTDYQTEKANLATRVGVTAAQLLSDVTTVTGTAQTALLQEANALYNRFAYATKKFDSKELYPDALAVAGGNPELTGLAHVTPATATTADTRTPITFLQAQQAAFNVEGIPRYDSVFIVMLENKGTTTILGSAYAPKINGYLQAGNQFTSYFATGNPSEPNYTALGGADDFGISDDSQWNCDATGANAVQDLPVPDNTQPGLASSPFTTTCTQTAAVNHNIVGKPNLFNALTAKGLQWRTYSESMNPGQDFRTDGVADAAVTATDNVYAPGTLGGNATQIGTPGLVLPMPAGLYKTKHHPGMAYQNVRSAPEWKFSNRTLGGGQWDANLLNGKKYAVPANYVVDQFGADLQSGAVGQINFIMPDQCDDMHSISVPGTPSGTASDCSSGNNIITRGDNYVDALVKKIQASPLWANRQKRVAIVLMFDEGTATSGFNSCCGWNVSNSTVATPLKQNADGTWSQDTSVNNYAKGNRGHGESIFAVLTNQPNAPKGIKDSDPYSHFSFVRTLQDMFQLADPANDASYMNRSKYTEKFIANNILNLPEYAGSADTHFDSVRPMNHAYVIPATYTQKQSSDTQTLTPQVGPDATQAGVWAVK; encoded by the coding sequence GTGTCAACGCTCCAACATATCAGTCTGACTTCATCCCTTACCGCGATTGCCGCCGCCTGTGTACTGGCCGGCTGTGGTGGTGGCGATTCCAGCTCCAGCTCCACTACGCCTACGCCGACTCCTGCCCCGACAGCCGCCATGCTGCACGGTGTGGTAAACAGCAGTTTGCTGGTTTCCGGCAGCGCAACAACCCCGACCATCCAGGCCGGCTATTACCAGGGCGCCACCGTTTGTTATGACAGCAACAACAACGGTATTTGCGACGCCAGCGAAAACCCGGTAACGACCGACAGCACGGGCCACTTCGCCCTGCCAATGGCCGGCATGGGCGCGATCATTGCCGATGTCAGCGCCACAGCTGTCAACACTGCCAATAGCAAGGCCACGGGCAGCCACATCATTCTTCGCGCTTCGGCTGCGCAAGTGACCGAGCAATCCACCGGTACCGTGGTGGTTAGCCCGATGTCCAGCGAAATCCAGCGCATGGTGGAAGCCAACAGCACCGACTACCAGACCGAGAAAGCCAATCTGGCGACTCGCGTTGGCGTTACCGCAGCCCAACTGTTGTCTGACGTCACCACTGTGACTGGCACTGCCCAGACTGCACTGCTGCAAGAAGCCAACGCGCTGTACAACCGCTTTGCTTACGCCACCAAGAAGTTTGATAGCAAAGAACTGTATCCGGATGCACTGGCGGTAGCTGGTGGTAATCCTGAGCTGACGGGTCTGGCGCACGTAACGCCCGCAACAGCGACCACTGCCGATACCCGGACGCCGATCACTTTCCTGCAAGCGCAGCAAGCGGCTTTCAATGTGGAAGGCATCCCGCGTTACGACAGCGTGTTTATCGTGATGCTGGAAAACAAAGGCACCACCACGATCCTGGGCTCGGCATACGCACCCAAGATCAATGGCTATCTGCAGGCCGGCAACCAGTTCACCAGCTACTTTGCAACGGGCAACCCGAGCGAGCCGAACTACACCGCACTGGGCGGCGCTGATGACTTCGGTATTAGCGACGACAGCCAATGGAACTGCGATGCAACCGGCGCCAACGCCGTGCAAGATTTGCCAGTACCGGACAACACCCAGCCAGGTCTGGCTTCCTCGCCGTTTACCACCACCTGTACACAGACTGCTGCGGTTAACCACAATATCGTGGGCAAGCCGAATCTGTTCAATGCGCTGACCGCCAAGGGTCTGCAGTGGCGCACTTACAGCGAGTCGATGAACCCGGGTCAGGACTTTCGGACTGACGGCGTGGCCGATGCTGCTGTGACCGCAACGGATAACGTCTACGCGCCGGGCACGCTGGGTGGCAATGCCACGCAAATCGGTACACCGGGTCTGGTGCTGCCAATGCCGGCTGGTTTGTACAAAACCAAACACCACCCGGGCATGGCTTACCAAAACGTGCGTAGCGCGCCTGAATGGAAATTCAGCAACCGCACGCTGGGTGGCGGGCAGTGGGATGCCAATTTACTCAACGGCAAAAAATATGCCGTGCCAGCCAACTACGTAGTCGATCAGTTCGGTGCCGATTTGCAGTCCGGCGCAGTGGGCCAGATCAACTTCATCATGCCGGACCAGTGTGATGACATGCACTCGATCAGCGTGCCAGGTACGCCAAGTGGTACGGCCAGCGATTGCAGCAGCGGCAACAACATCATCACCCGTGGCGATAACTATGTAGATGCACTGGTGAAGAAGATTCAAGCCTCGCCGCTGTGGGCTAATCGTCAGAAACGGGTAGCGATTGTGCTGATGTTTGATGAAGGCACGGCAACCTCCGGCTTTAACTCTTGCTGCGGCTGGAACGTTTCCAACAGCACCGTTGCCACTCCGCTCAAGCAAAACGCCGATGGCACCTGGTCGCAAGACACCTCCGTCAATAACTACGCCAAGGGCAATCGCGGTCATGGCGAAAGTATTTTTGCGGTGTTGACCAACCAGCCAAACGCACCGAAGGGGATCAAGGATAGCGATCCGTACAGCCATTTCTCATTCGTACGTACGCTGCAAGACATGTTCCAGCTGGCAGATCCGGCCAATGATGCTTCGTACATGAACCGCTCCAAGTACACCGAGAAGTTCATCGCGAACAACATCCTGAATTTGCCGGAATACGCAGGCAGCGCAGACACCCACTTCGATTCGGTTCGTCCAATGAATCATGCCTACGTGATTCCAGCCACCTACACGCAGAAACAGTCGTCGGACACCCAGACACTGACTCCGCAAGTAGGTCCGGATGCCACCCAGGCCGGTGTGTGGGCGGTGAAATAA
- a CDS encoding Lar family restriction alleviation protein has product MPSPTPEINPCPKCGAVAEVRKAGGNRVWLECSKFGRNGNCSVISTPQPNRKEAIAAWNKLK; this is encoded by the coding sequence ATGCCAAGCCCAACGCCCGAAATCAATCCCTGCCCCAAATGCGGCGCAGTGGCCGAAGTCCGCAAAGCCGGTGGCAACCGTGTCTGGCTGGAATGCAGCAAATTTGGCCGCAACGGCAATTGCAGTGTGATCAGCACCCCGCAACCCAATCGCAAGGAAGCGATTGCGGCCTGGAACAAGCTCAAATAA
- a CDS encoding 2OG-Fe(II) oxygenase, which translates to MSVTVPFPNPVRDWIVSNLQRGCTVPDVVAELRTNNVSPDLAQAMVASVAHALTTRSPLPDGQLVLHEPAVSYVADPSRLRGGSVLHCVDRDIHVLARMEKPTAALLGNVISIRECEQLIELARPRLRPSTVVDPATGKDVVADHRSSEGMFFRLLETPLLEKLDRRVAALTGLPVENGEGFQILHYPAGAGSTPHFDFLQPTNVANSESIARSGQRISTLVIYLNDVLAGGETTFPQAGWSISPQQGNAIYFEYCNRHGQTDPASLHAGGPVLKGEKWVATKWIRERKFVPRSAVMG; encoded by the coding sequence ATGAGCGTTACCGTGCCCTTCCCTAATCCAGTGCGTGACTGGATTGTCAGTAACCTGCAGCGCGGCTGTACTGTGCCCGATGTCGTGGCCGAACTGCGCACCAACAATGTTTCGCCAGACCTGGCGCAAGCCATGGTCGCCAGCGTGGCTCATGCCTTAACCACACGTTCGCCGCTGCCTGACGGACAACTCGTGCTGCACGAGCCTGCTGTTAGCTATGTGGCTGATCCGAGTCGGTTACGCGGGGGATCGGTGTTGCATTGCGTTGATCGCGATATCCACGTGCTTGCGCGCATGGAAAAACCAACTGCGGCGTTACTGGGTAATGTGATCAGCATTCGCGAATGCGAACAACTAATTGAACTGGCACGCCCGCGTTTACGACCCTCCACCGTGGTCGATCCGGCAACCGGCAAAGATGTGGTGGCCGATCACCGCAGCAGCGAAGGCATGTTTTTCCGGTTGCTGGAAACGCCCTTGCTGGAAAAGCTGGATCGGCGCGTGGCGGCCCTGACTGGTTTGCCGGTGGAAAACGGCGAGGGATTCCAGATTCTGCATTACCCGGCCGGCGCGGGTAGCACGCCGCATTTTGACTTTCTGCAGCCGACCAATGTCGCCAACAGCGAATCGATTGCCCGCAGCGGCCAGCGCATCAGCACGCTGGTGATCTACCTGAACGATGTGCTGGCAGGCGGCGAAACCACCTTCCCGCAAGCAGGCTGGTCAATCTCGCCGCAGCAAGGCAACGCCATCTATTTTGAATACTGCAATCGCCACGGCCAGACCGATCCGGCATCACTGCATGCTGGCGGCCCGGTGCTCAAGGGCGAAAAGTGGGTGGCGACCAAGTGGATTCGGGAGCGCAAATTCGTGCCGCGCTCGGCGGTCATGGGTTGA
- a CDS encoding cytochrome-c peroxidase, which translates to MREYFRLALCVLPLIVAACGGGSGNDSSANVTTPTPTPTPTPTSAPSPSSASAPLSLAAQVGDKLFFDATLSGSGKMACATCHDPNYAYGPPNNLAVQLGGSDLLQAGTRAVPSLRYKDNIPPYADLLDNPDGVSVPGPGGGLTWDGRAATLADQTSIPLLSANEMANASPADVVAKVKAAAYAPLFLQAFGANAFADTNAAFANIRAALQAYQLEDVSFHPYSSKFDLWAGNKIGGALSAAELRGLQVFTDAGTGNCASCHYQGAGLNGSSALFTDFSYEGISLPRNMAIPANQDPNYSDMGICGPLRTDHLPTAPGAANAFCGLFKAPTLRNVATRGSFFHNGVIHTLNQVVRFYNTRDTNPEIWYPTVGGTPKATPDANFPTYGLITTQYTGGTVQKYNDLPTAYHVNIDTQMPLDGRAAGSTPPMTEAQMSDLICFLNTLTDGYKPPANAPTSGTCVN; encoded by the coding sequence ATGCGAGAGTATTTCCGGTTAGCGCTGTGTGTTTTACCGCTGATCGTCGCCGCATGTGGCGGCGGTAGTGGCAACGACAGCTCTGCCAATGTGACGACACCAACGCCTACGCCCACACCAACGCCAACCAGTGCACCGAGCCCCAGTTCGGCCTCGGCACCGTTGAGCCTGGCGGCACAAGTGGGTGACAAACTGTTCTTTGATGCAACGCTGTCCGGTTCGGGCAAGATGGCCTGCGCCACCTGCCACGATCCCAATTATGCTTATGGCCCGCCCAACAATCTGGCGGTGCAGCTTGGTGGCAGTGATCTGCTGCAAGCGGGTACTCGCGCGGTGCCGTCATTGCGCTACAAAGACAATATTCCGCCGTATGCCGATCTGCTGGACAACCCGGACGGCGTGAGCGTGCCCGGTCCTGGCGGTGGTTTGACGTGGGACGGCCGCGCAGCAACGCTGGCGGATCAGACCAGCATACCGCTGTTGTCCGCCAACGAAATGGCCAACGCGTCACCGGCTGATGTGGTCGCCAAAGTCAAAGCGGCAGCCTATGCCCCGCTGTTCTTGCAGGCGTTTGGTGCCAATGCCTTTGCCGATACCAATGCCGCGTTTGCCAATATCCGGGCAGCGTTGCAGGCCTATCAACTGGAAGATGTGAGTTTTCATCCGTATTCCAGCAAGTTCGATTTGTGGGCGGGTAACAAGATTGGTGGCGCGCTGAGCGCAGCCGAATTGCGTGGTCTGCAAGTGTTCACCGACGCCGGTACCGGCAACTGTGCATCATGCCATTACCAGGGCGCAGGGTTGAACGGCAGCAGTGCGCTGTTTACCGATTTCTCTTATGAAGGCATCAGCCTGCCGCGCAATATGGCGATCCCGGCCAACCAGGACCCGAATTATTCTGATATGGGTATCTGCGGCCCGTTGCGCACCGATCACCTGCCCACAGCACCCGGTGCAGCCAACGCGTTTTGCGGTTTGTTCAAAGCACCAACACTGCGCAATGTGGCAACGCGCGGGTCGTTCTTCCATAACGGTGTGATCCATACGCTGAATCAGGTCGTGCGCTTTTACAACACGCGCGATACCAATCCGGAAATCTGGTACCCCACCGTCGGCGGTACGCCCAAAGCCACGCCAGACGCCAACTTCCCGACTTATGGCCTGATTACCACGCAATACACCGGCGGCACCGTGCAGAAGTACAACGATCTGCCGACGGCGTATCACGTGAATATCGACACGCAAATGCCGCTGGATGGCCGCGCCGCGGGTTCCACGCCACCCATGACCGAGGCACAGATGTCGGACTTGATCTGCTTCCTGAACACCTTGACCGACGGCTACAAGCCACCGGCCAATGCACCAACATCCGGCACCTGCGTGAACTAG
- the pgeF gene encoding peptidoglycan editing factor PgeF produces the protein MPHWPAPANVMALMTTRVGGVSNPPFNQLNLGKHVGDHPAAVAENRAILRSYLPAEPKWLNQVHGITVASEGGCDADASISTQANEVSVIMTADCLPVLFCDQAGTVVAAAHAGWRGLCDGVLEATVHKMARPASEILAWMGPAIGPERFEVGDEVRAAFMAHDPAAASAFKPGATEGKWLADIYTLAHQRLTAIGVTEVYGGGLCTVSDAENFFSYRRDHQTGRMAALIWLAA, from the coding sequence ATGCCCCACTGGCCAGCACCCGCCAATGTAATGGCGCTGATGACCACGCGGGTCGGTGGCGTCAGCAACCCGCCGTTTAATCAGCTCAATCTGGGTAAACATGTGGGTGACCATCCGGCGGCAGTGGCCGAAAACCGCGCTATTTTGCGTAGTTACCTGCCCGCTGAACCCAAATGGCTCAATCAGGTACACGGCATTACGGTAGCCAGCGAAGGCGGTTGCGATGCCGATGCCAGCATCAGTACACAAGCCAACGAAGTCTCAGTCATCATGACAGCCGATTGCCTGCCGGTGCTGTTTTGCGATCAAGCCGGTACGGTCGTCGCCGCCGCTCACGCCGGGTGGCGTGGCTTGTGTGATGGCGTACTGGAAGCCACCGTGCACAAAATGGCCAGGCCTGCGAGCGAAATCCTGGCGTGGATGGGCCCGGCAATTGGTCCGGAACGTTTTGAGGTGGGCGATGAGGTCCGCGCGGCGTTTATGGCGCATGACCCTGCCGCTGCCAGCGCATTCAAACCCGGTGCGACTGAGGGCAAATGGTTGGCCGATATCTACACGCTGGCGCATCAACGCCTGACCGCCATCGGCGTTACCGAGGTCTATGGCGGCGGGCTGTGCACCGTAAGCGATGCAGAAAACTTTTTCTCCTACCGCCGAGATCACCAGACTGGCCGCATGGCTGCCTTGATCTGGCTGGCGGCTTGA
- a CDS encoding YkgJ family cysteine cluster protein, which yields MAAAPYKKLIHVSTLENLDTWARFRQAMCVDCQSACCTMPVEVKLPDLVRMGVVDAFEAEHEAPKSIAKRLEKARIVAHFNFKHEVFTLAQRASGDCIYLDAESRLCTIYDKRPNTCRNHPKIGPRPGFCAYKNR from the coding sequence ATGGCCGCCGCCCCGTACAAAAAACTCATCCACGTCTCAACCCTGGAAAACCTGGACACCTGGGCCCGCTTTCGCCAGGCCATGTGTGTGGATTGCCAATCCGCCTGTTGCACCATGCCAGTCGAGGTGAAGCTGCCGGATCTGGTACGCATGGGCGTGGTTGATGCGTTTGAAGCAGAGCATGAAGCGCCCAAGAGCATTGCCAAGCGCCTGGAAAAAGCGCGGATTGTGGCGCATTTCAACTTCAAGCATGAGGTATTCACGCTGGCTCAACGCGCCAGTGGCGATTGCATTTATCTGGATGCCGAAAGCCGCCTTTGCACCATTTATGACAAGCGCCCGAATACCTGTCGCAACCATCCAAAAATCGGCCCACGCCCTGGTTTTTGCGCTTACAAGAATCGCTGA
- a CDS encoding peptidoglycan DD-metalloendopeptidase family protein has protein sequence MTLNRRSAYRFSASLLLAVVLAACSSTPATPVPAGFYRVQKGDTLYRIATNNGQTVANLARWNNLKDTTSIEVDQVLRVRPPTAGSATPGTAAKPAPAKPATPAPAPAAAPKLALVWPAKGTELKTAATRNNGIDIGGQRGDPILAAAAGKVVYAGEGIRGYGKLLVIKHNEDYLTAYAHNDSLLVKEGDNVSQGQKIATMGDSGTTRVMLHFELRYKGKAVDPTDSLP, from the coding sequence GTGACGCTAAACCGCCGTTCTGCTTACCGTTTTTCTGCATCGCTGCTGCTTGCAGTGGTGCTCGCTGCTTGCAGCAGTACGCCCGCCACGCCGGTCCCGGCCGGGTTTTATCGCGTGCAAAAAGGCGACACGTTGTACCGGATTGCGACAAACAACGGGCAGACCGTGGCGAATCTGGCGCGCTGGAACAACCTGAAAGACACCACCTCTATTGAAGTCGATCAGGTGCTGCGCGTGCGTCCGCCGACCGCAGGGTCCGCAACGCCTGGCACAGCTGCCAAACCGGCGCCCGCCAAACCTGCAACGCCCGCCCCGGCGCCCGCTGCTGCACCCAAACTCGCGCTAGTCTGGCCCGCCAAAGGCACTGAGCTGAAAACCGCAGCCACCCGCAATAACGGGATTGATATCGGTGGCCAGCGCGGTGACCCGATTCTCGCCGCTGCTGCAGGCAAGGTGGTTTACGCTGGCGAAGGTATTCGTGGTTACGGCAAGCTGCTGGTGATCAAGCACAACGAAGACTATCTGACCGCCTACGCCCATAACGATTCGTTGCTGGTCAAAGAAGGCGATAACGTCAGTCAGGGACAGAAGATCGCCACCATGGGCGATAGCGGCACCACCCGAGTCATGCTGCACTTTGAACTGCGCTACAAAGGCAAAGCGGTTGATCCAACCGATTCTTTACCGTGA
- a CDS encoding outer membrane protein assembly factor BamD, whose translation MNKILPRIAAFAVAGFLLAGCASTPDEQDETKGWSAEKIYNEAKSEQTSKNWEKSTKLFEALEARYPYGRFAQQALLEEAFNQYKNIDAQLALATLDRFMKQYPSHPSMDYALYLKGLVNFNENQGFLSALAKQDMSERDPKSARDSFDAFKQLVDRFPDSKYAEDSRTRMGYLIGALANHELFVAKYYYRRGAYLAAANRGKGLLESFSNTKQVEPALGIMVRSYDKLGLTQLRDDAKRVLLQNYPNTVVLQDSYWETGSWWALW comes from the coding sequence ATGAACAAGATTTTACCGCGAATCGCAGCATTCGCTGTGGCCGGTTTTTTACTGGCCGGTTGCGCATCGACGCCGGACGAGCAAGACGAGACCAAAGGCTGGTCGGCTGAGAAGATCTACAACGAAGCGAAAAGCGAACAAACCAGCAAAAACTGGGAAAAATCGACCAAGCTGTTCGAAGCACTGGAAGCTCGTTACCCTTATGGCCGCTTTGCCCAGCAAGCGTTGCTGGAAGAGGCTTTTAACCAGTACAAGAATATTGACGCGCAGTTGGCACTGGCTACGCTGGACCGGTTCATGAAGCAGTATCCGTCTCATCCGAGTATGGATTACGCGCTGTATCTGAAGGGTCTGGTCAACTTTAATGAGAACCAGGGCTTTTTGTCGGCATTGGCCAAGCAGGACATGTCCGAGCGTGACCCAAAGTCGGCGCGTGACTCGTTCGATGCCTTCAAACAGTTGGTTGATCGCTTCCCGGATAGCAAATACGCCGAGGATTCCCGCACGCGGATGGGGTATCTGATCGGGGCGCTAGCTAACCATGAGCTGTTTGTAGCCAAATACTACTACCGCCGTGGTGCATATCTGGCTGCTGCCAATCGCGGCAAGGGGCTGCTGGAATCATTCAGCAACACCAAGCAGGTGGAACCAGCGTTGGGCATCATGGTGCGTTCGTACGACAAGCTGGGCCTGACCCAACTGCGTGACGATGCCAAGCGCGTGCTGCTGCAGAACTACCCGAACACCGTGGTGTTGCAGGATAGCTATTGGGAAACCGGCTCCTGGTGGGCGCTCTGGTAA